In Halopiger aswanensis, the DNA window GCGATCGCCGAGTTCCTCGAGCGCGGTGACCGTCGAGCGGATCGTCACGGGTGCGACGTCGGCGACGTCAGCTGCTGCTGCCTGCGTAACGGTTGGCCACTCCTCGCGTTCCTGTGTCGCCTTGTAGATGCAACCGCCGGCGACGCCGCTTGGATTCCGTCCGCCGATCCGTCCCGCCTCCGAGAGTGTGCTGGCGTGCTCGTGGGCGCGGCGTTCGACCGCGGAGCCGACCTCGAGTTGCGCGGCGTATCGGGGCAGGTACTGCGTCGGGTCGATCGGCCCGGTCGGCAGCCCCAGTTCGCGGTTCAACGCGTCGTAGGCCGCCTGGAGTTCGTCAGCGTCAGCGCGAGCAACGGCGGTGATCTCGTCGATCGTGCGTGCGACCGACCGCGTTCGACACGTCGCGTAGATCGCAGCGGCGGCGAACCCCTCGAGCGAGCGGCCCTGAAAGAGACCATCGGATTGGGCC includes these proteins:
- a CDS encoding transcription initiation factor IIB, which gives rise to MATSNSNSTLVCPECNGRLRETDTETVCEECGLVTTEDAVDRGPEWRSFDDDDTDRRRTGAPLTRSRHDRGLSTEIGYGSGSDSSYETRLTGRKRRQIARLRREHNRARISSKAERNQVYGFAEIRRVNAQLSLPDSVREQACALFESAQSDGLFQGRSLEGFAAAAIYATCRTRSVARTIDEITAVARADADELQAAYDALNRELGLPTGPIDPTQYLPRYAAQLEVGSAVERRAHEHASTLSEAGRIGGRNPSGVAGGCIYKATQEREEWPTVTQAAAADVADVAPVTIRSTVTALEELGDR